The Streptomyces racemochromogenes DNA segment CCTGAGGATCTCGGCCTCGACCCGGACGTTGCCGGGCTTGCCCGGCCATACGGCCTCCGCGGCCATCAGGACGGCCAGGGCCAGCTGAGGGTAGGTCTCCATCAGGTTCGACGTGCCGGAGAAGCGCCGCGAGGTCGATTTCACCTCCCGCCACACCCACGAACCGCCGTCGCGGTACACCAGGTCGGGATCGGTCACGACGACCACACGGGCGGCAGGGTCCTCCATGGTGACGGTGGGCTCCACCCGTACGTCCTCGGCGCCCAGCACCCGGTGCAGCGGGCACACCGCCGCGTGCCGGCGGAGCTGGGCGGTTGCGATCAGCAGTTCCCGCGCCTCCAGTGCGAAGCCGGCCGGTACCCAGTCCTCGGGTATGTCGTTCGAGCAGGGGACCGGAGGGTCCACCCGGTGCCGGGCCGCCAGGTACGCGTGGACCGCGCGCCCCCGTTCGGCGGCCGGGCTCCGCTCGACCGCGTCCAGGGTGGGAAGCCGCAGGGACCGGGCCCTGCTCCGGCGGGGGCAGGCCGTGTACTCCCGTCCGTCGGTCGGGGACCATGTCCGCCGCGGACGGCCCTTCCCCGACAAGCCCGTCAAGCCCGGGGCCCGCAAAAGTGCGGGGCAGCCGGACGTGAACGGGCAGGAGCCGCAGGCGGATCCCGGACGGTACTCCGCGGAGTCGAGCAGGGCGCGTACGGTGTGCCGCCCGTGCCGGCGGTGGAGCGCTCTGGCCTCTTCGGGGGTTCCGGCGAAGAGCAGCTCGGGTCCGGTGCCCGCCGCGGGGAAGCGGACGACACGAACGTGTTCGGGTGGGTCCGCCTGCCGGGCCTCGGCGGTGACGAGGGCCGCGAGGGCCACGTAGCCTTCGGGGGGTACGTTGTGGGCTCCGGACCGGTGCACCGGCAGACGGAGTTCGCGGACGCTGCCGTCCGCTGAGGCCAGACACCGCCCCCACACGGTGATCCCGTACTCCGTGGCGCCCCGGTGGTCGTCCGCGGCGGCCGGGTACCGGTAGGTCCAGGGGCGCGGGACCTCCCTCATGCCCGAGTCGCCGTCCGGGCGGGCGAAGGCCGAGTCGTACGCCCCGACGGCGTGTCGGGTCCAGCTCTCCAGCACCGGGTCGAGCCGGTGCCGCCAAGGGGCGGTCGGCCCGCGCCGGCCGTCCAGCTCGTCCATGAGGGGCCGCAGGGCGACCTGCTCGAGCACCTCGCGACGCCCGGGCGGCGGGCTGTCCGCTGTGTATCCGAGTGCCCTCATCGAATCCTGTACCGGACACCGGTACTTGCTGCCTGAGAACATGCCCAGCGACATCCTCACGGCCCGGCTCGTCCGGGTCACGCCGTGGTGCCTGGATTCCATCACGCTCACATCTCTCTCTGCCGTACGACTGGAGGAAGTGCTGTGCAGGGTCAACTGGTCGGAAAGCGTTTTGTCGTAAGGGAATTCCTGGGCGCTGGCGCGGAGGCTCAGGTCTACCGGGCGGTCGACCAGGAAACGGACCACGAGGTCGCACTGAAGTTCCAATTTGCGCGGGGTCCTGAGACGGTCAGGACGTACCGCGCAGACGGCGAGAACCTCACGCACGCCGCTCACCTGGGGATGTTTCTCGCTGACGTGCGCGGGGTGCCGGAGGTGTACTGGCACGGTCGGCACGGAGAACGGCACTGCCTGGCCACCGAGTTCGTCGACGGGATCTCGGTGCAGGAAGCCACCTCCAAGGCCAGGCCGGTGCGCTGCGTGCCCACGCTGGTCGCGACGTTGGGGCAGATCTGCGAGACGCTCTCGGTCATGCACGAACGAGGCCTGGTCCACTGCGACCTCAAGCCGGAGAACCTCCTCATCAGTGCGCGTAACGATCTCCTCCAAATCCTCGATCTCGGGTCCGCGGAATTCGTCGGGCGTCCCTTCAGGGGAGGCACCAGCGGATATGCCGCACCGGAGAACCTGGATCAGCTGGGGCCGGTCTCGGCCAGGGCCGACGTCTTCTCGCTCGGCTGCGTCCTCATCGAGATGACGACGATGAAGCTCCCCTACGGAGGCCAGGAGGGGAGGCCCGAGGCCGGCCTGGAACCCTTGGCCGCAGGCGATGCCGCACTCATCCCTGCTCCGCTCCGAGATCTGGCACTGCGCATGGTCGCCTACGACCCCGATCACCGTCCCCGCGATGCCGGGGCCGTTCTGGCCGAACTGGCCGGCCGGCTGCCGCGGCTCGGCGACCCGCGCCCGGTCAAGGCCTGGGATCCGGATCCGACCGCTCGTTACCGTTGTTGCGTGTTCTCGGAGCCGCCCCCTGCTGCGCGGCGGGCCAAGCGGATCACATCGTGTCCAGTCTGTGCCGCACGGATTCCGCGAAGCCGTCGCCCGCGCGTGTGAACGCCGTATGGGCCTCCTCCAGGGCCTCCCGTGCCTGCTGGACAGCGCCGGTTTCGATGTGCAGGTCTGCCAGTGCGCACAGGGTCCTGCCGATGTTGCGGTCGTAGCGGAGGTCCTTGTAGATCGACAGTGCCTGCCGGAAGGCGGCCTGGGCGGGGCCGGGTTCGGAGCGTGCCTGGTGGATGGTGCCGAAGGTCCGCTGGACACTCGCGCGGCCGTTGCGGTCCCTGCTCAGCTGGAAGGCGGCCTGGGCCTTGAAGCAGAGGTCGAGTGCCTGGTCGTACTCCCCCCGGTCGCAGTGGATCTCCGCCAGGCATTCCAGGGCGGCGCCGATGGTGGGGTGATCGTCCAGCGGACGGAGGACGTCGAGCGCGTGGTGCAGGTGCTCCATGGCTTCCGCTTCCTGCTTCTCGGTCTTGCGTACCAACCCCAGGGTGTGGAGCGAGCGGCCCAGGCTCAGCCGGTCGGCGGCTGCGCCGGAGCCCTCGACGAGGGCGATGGCCCTGTGCAGGTGGGCGACCCCCTCGCCGAGCCGCCCCTGGTTGAAGCAGCATCCGGCGAGCATCCGGTGGAGTGTCGAGCGCTCTTCGGGCGTGGTGATGCCGCGCGTCAGGTGGAGAGCGGCGGACAGGTTCTCCTCGGCCGCGGCGTACAGGTTGAGGCGCCACTGGTAGGTCATGACGGCGAGCGACAGCAGCCACATCGTGCGGTGCTGTCCCGCTTCCCTCGCCAGTCGGATGGCGGCCATCACCGGTCCGTAGGCCTGTTGCAGCCAGGCCATGGCGGCGTTCTCGTCCTTCGGCCGGATCGGCTCGACGGTGGCGCAGGGCTGGATCGGCAGGCCACGGTCCGGCGCGAGTACCCGGTCGCAGGCCCAGACGTTCTGGAGGAGATGGTCGAAGACCCGCTCGCGGGTCCGCTCGCCCAGTCCCGTGTCGTCGGCCTCGGCCAGTTCGGTGGCGTAGGCGCGGATCAGGTCGTGCATGCGGTACGCGCCCCCGGAGCACTCCAGGAGATTCCCCGTGACGAGTTCCTCGGCCGCGCGGTGCACGTCCTTGATGGCTCCGGCACGTGCGATGTCGGCCAGGGCGCCCCAGGAGATGTCGGCACCCGGATAGAGGGTGAGCTGCCACAGCAGCCGGCCGGCGTCAGGGCTGAGCGTCTGGTACGAGCAGCGGTACGCCGGCCACACAGCGAGCCGGTTCCGGTCGTCGAGGACCGCGGCACGGTTCTCGCCCATGGACGACACGAAGCCGCCCAGGGCGGACGGCGGCTGGTTCCGCAGGCGCGCCGCGACCAGCTGCAAGGCCAGGGGCACTCCGCTGCACCATTGGACCAGCTGCTCCAGCAGCAGGTCGGCTTCGCCGTCCACTTCTCCGTGCATGGCGTCCACCAAGAGACTCTTCGCCGCCACGTTGGCGAGCGGTCTGATTTCCGTCACGTGAACCTCCTCGTCGGCCGTCAGGTCGCAGAGGCGGTCGCGGCTGGTGATGAGGGTTGCGCAGCGTTTGTTACTGCCGATGAGCGAACGGATCTGGTCGCTGTTGCGGGCGTTGTCCAGGACGACCAGCACGGAACGTTCGGCCAGGATCGAGCGGAACAGGGCTGCCTTGTCCGCGAGGGACGAGGGTATGTCCGTCAGGCCGAAGGCGGTGAGGCAGTGCGACAGGGCCATCTCCGGCGCGAGGGGAGCGGTGTCCGGGGAGGTGAAGCCCTGCAGGTCCAGGTGGAGGGAACCGTCCGGGAACAGGTGCTTGATCAGGTTCGCGAGGCGTCGGACGAGAGCCGTCTTCCCGACACCGGGCATCCCGGTGATCACGAATACGCCGCAGGTCCGGGCCGGTGCCCCGATCGCCGACACCAGCTCGTCCAGGGTGTTGTCGCGGCCGCGGAGGGGCGGGCCCTGAGAAGGGAGCTCGCGGGGCACCACCAGGTGGGCCGCACGGCCTAGGACACGCTGTGACCGGCCGGGCGTGGCCAGGTCGCGTATGTAGGCGCGGAGCCGGGGGGAACCGTCGGGGTGTTCCGCGTACCAGTCGGCGAGCCGCTGCTCGGCGGCGCGGGTGCCGTGGGCGGCGGCGATGCAGTCCAGCAGGCGCTCGACCACCTGCTCGTCCGTGGGCCAGAGCATCAGGAACTGTTCGGCTTCGGTGATCGCCGATTCGAGGTCGCCCAGCGCCTGTGTGACCCGGACGAGTTCTACGGCGGCGCGCTTCTGTTGGATGCGAAGCCGGCTCCGGGCCTGAACGACCCATTCGCCGGTCAGCCCGCCCAGGAATTCCCGAGGGCTCCATTCGCGCATGCCCAGCCTGAGCGCGGCGAGGCGGTCGGGGGCGGGCCTGGCGAGGTCCCGGGCGATGGCCCAGGAATGCCGGAACCTGAGGTAGTCCACGGATTCCGGGGGGACGTTAATCGAACAGATTTCCCCGTTCTTCACGGTGGCGATTTCTCCCGGCAGAGAGGATCCGAGCCGGCTCAGCGCCTTCGTCAGGGCGTACTTCTTGGGACTGTCTCCCCAGATCCATCTGTTCAGGTCGTCGCGGGAGGCCTGTTGTCCAGGGGAGACGAGGAGCGCGGCGAGGACGCCCATGAGGCGTGAATGACGAAAGACGTCCAGTTCACAGCCCTCTGGGGCGGTGACTCGGTCGAGTACGCGGAACGCCATGGCTCTCTTTCGGAATGGTGTCTGACCCGTAATTCGCGATCATGCCCGGAGTCGATCCGATCGCGTGGGGATTCAACGAAAGACCCCGGATGGTGAGGCCAGTTCAAGCCATGGGGAGAGGTGTGAAACAGGCCTGTGTCGCGACCGTGTCACCGACGCGCGATGCACCGGATGCGATCGCCCCGCCATTCTGTGGATCGCCGCGGCCGAGAAGGCGACGGGAAGGTCCGCGGTCACCCGACCCAAGAAAGGAGTGCAAAGCATGCCGAAGAAGCCGCGCGGTCGCCGGGCCGCAGTGCCGCCCCGGCGCAGCTCGTTTCCGCCGAACCGCAGGAAGCGGCCCCCCGGTCCGCCCAGGACCGCGCCGCCGACCGACCCGCCGCCCGCGCCGCCCGCGGTATAGCGGGTTCTGAAACCGAGGGGTTGGAGGCCGGGTGCCTGCGCGATGGCGGGTGCCCGGTCGATCCGACGGCGAACTTGCTCAGCGACACCTACTGGAGGGAACGCATGGGACTGCTCCGCTGGAACGGCGTGTTCGACGCCGTGGACGAACAGTTCGGGGAACTGGCCCCGGACGGGAGCCGTGACCTGTGGATCGCCACGGCGGAGGGAGGACTGAGCCTCCCGGTCGGAGAGGCCCGTGCCGCCGCTCTCGCCGTCGGCGGCGGTGACTCGATGCGGCGCGCCGTATGGGCGGAGGTGGTCCGCCGGGCACGCGGCGAGGATTCCACGGGCGAGCCGTGGAGCCTCTTCGGCGTCTGGCTGGGCCTGCCCGTCCTGCGGGGACTGAGTTTCCGGGTGGGCCGCTATGCGCGTGGCGAGCGCAAGGACGTGGAATCCGAGCTGCTGCTCGGCTTCGTCGAGGCGGTACGGGACGCCGATCCGGAGGCGTCGGACGTGGGGCACGCCCTGCTGGTGGCAGCCGGGCGCCGGGCCTGGGCGTTCGCCAAGTCCGCCGAACGGGAGACGGCGGTGGAGGACACCGAACTGCTCTCCGCCTGCCGGGGCGCGCCCCAGGGCGACCCGCTCGCTGTCGACGGCTGGGAGATTCACCTGCCGGCGCCGGCGCGACAGGGTGGCCTCTCGGCGCCCCTGCGCCTGACGGCCGGCTCGCGGACCGCGGAAGGCGAACGGCTCGGGATGGTCGCGGAGGAACTCGGTTTGGGGGATGTGCTCGACCGTGCCCGGTGCCGTACGCGAGGCCGCACCCGCGTGGCCACGGTTTCCCTTCGCTGCCCGAGGAAGGCGCTGTGACCGGGACCGGGAAGCCGGGGCTGACTCTCGGCGAAGCCTTTGACCTGCCGTTGTCCGTCGGCCTGCAGACGGCCGCCGCCGCGTACGGGCTCAGCCTGTCCACGGCGTACAAGCTGGTGCGCCAGGGCCGCTTCCCCTGTGAGGTGAGGAGGGTGGGAGGGCGCTACCGCATCGCCACCGCGGTCCTCATGCGGTCGCTCGGCATCGAGGAGATGCCCGTCTACCTGGACGACGTGGAGAACGGAGCCGCCATATGCCGACAGGAACAGCTGCCCTTGGACGACGGCCACTGAACCGGCCGCAGACGTCCGGATCCGCTGCTTTTGACAGCTCGCCTGATCGGAGTAACGGTGGATAGGACCTAAAAGCCCGATAAGTGCTATTTGTATCGGAGGTGCATGAAGATGCGCCGTAGGATCGTCGGAGCCGTTGTCGCCGGGGCCGCCGGACTCACCCTGGGTCTGCTGCCGGTCGCGAACGCCTCCGCCCATGACGGTGGCTGGGACTCGCGCTCGGACCACCGCCACTCGAACCACTGGGACGATGACGACTGCGGTGGGAACGGCCGCTGGAGCGACCACGACCACGGCTGGAACGACAACGACTGGGGCCGTTGGGACAACGCGAGCTGGCACGACCACGGCGACTGGTACGACGACTGGGGCGGCTGGCGCTGACCACCTCGCACCCCCACTCCCGGTGCCCCTGCCCCGCTCAGCGGAGCAGGGGCATCGCGCCGGTCAGCTCGCGCAGGGCCCGGACCGCGAGGTCCGCGGGGGAGCCGGGGCCCGAGACCGGGGCGTCGCCGGCCGACCAGAGCTCCAGGGAGACGCGGATCGCGTCCGTGGCCGCCGCCGCGAGCAGGCGTACCGACATCGGGTCCGCCTCCGGGCCGGCCAGCCGGGCCACCACCGGGACCAGGCGCTCCTCGGAGTCCTGGTTCACCCGGTACCAGACCGCCCGCAGCGCCTCGTCGGAGGCCGCCGCCCGCAGCAGGCCGCGGGTGACCTCCAGCCCCTCCTCGACGGTCCGGGAGTCGCTCAGCGAGCGCCGCACCGCCCGCTCCAGGGCCTCCGCCAGGGGGGTTCCCGGGCGCTCCTCGGCGAGCAGCGCCCGCCAGGCGTCGCCGCCGCCCGCCAGCAGCGGGGCCACGGCCTCCTGCTTGTTGCGGAAGTAGCGGTAGAACGTGCGCAGCGCGACCCCCGCCCGGTGGGCGATGTCCTCGGCGGTGGTGCCGTCGGGGCCGTTCGCGGCGAAGAGCTCGCACGCGGCGCGGGCGATGTCGAGCTGGGTGGCGGCCTTGCGGCGCTCGGTCAGCGACTGGGTTCCGGGGCCGCTCTGGGGGGAGTACGGGCGGGGAGATCTCACGGGTGAAGACTACGCCAGCGCCGGCTGAAGAATGCATTTCATGCCAGGCTGGCAAAACGTGTCACACGCTCGGTAGGCTCGCCCCCATGAACCGTTACGAAGGACGTCGCGTCCTCATCACCGGCGGCGGCTCGGGCATCGGCCAGGCCACCGTCCACCGCATTCTCTCCGAGGGCGGCCGCGTCCACGCCGTCGACGTGAACGAGGCCGGACTCAAGGCCACCGCCGACCGGGCGGCCGGCGACGGCACCGCCGGCCGGCTGACCACCGCCGTCCTGGACATATCCGACGAGGCCGCCGTCAAGACGGGCGTCGCCGCCGCCGTCGACGCGCTCACCGGCGTCGACGTACTGGTCAACGCGGCGGGCATCCTGCGCTCCGCGCACACCCACCAGACCACGCTCGACCTGTGGAACCAGGTGATCTCGGTCAACCTGACCGGCACCTTCCTGATGATCCGCGAGTCGCTCCCCGCCCTGCTGGCCGGCGAGCAGCCCGTCGTCGTCAACTTCAGCTCCACCTCGGCGAGCTTCGCCCACCCCTACATGTCCGCCTACGCGGCCAGCAAGGGCGGCATCCAGTCCATGACCCACGCACTGGCCGCCGAGTACAGCAAGCAGGGCCTGCGCTTCGTCAGCGTCGCCCCCGGCTCCATCGAGAGCGGCATGACCACCGGCACCGGCCCCGGCCTGCCCGAGGACACCGACTGGAGCCTGTTCGCCAAGCTCGCCCCCGCCCTCGGCCAGGGCTTCGCCGGCCCGCAGACCGTCGCCGGCGTCGTCGCGATGCTCGGCTCCGAGGACGGCGCCTTCATCACCGGCACCGAGATCCGCATCGACGGCGGAACCCACTACTAGGAGCGGAAGCGGTCCCAGAGCCGGGGGAAGCGCTCCGCCAGCACGGCTTCGTTCTCGAAGTCCAGCGGGGTGCCCTCCGGCTCCTCCGCCTGCAACGGGATCCCCAGGTCCGGCGCCACCACCCCGGTCAGCTGCTCGTAGGCCTCGTCGGCCGCGTACCCCAGCTCCTCGCCGTCCCCGTCGATCTCCTCGTCGAAGTCGCCCAGCAGCTCCGCCAGCCGGTCCGGATCGTGCACCGCGCCCTCGAAGACCTCCCTGCCCTGACCGATCAGCCAGCACCGGAAGTAGTCGAACGCGTCGTCGCTCGCCCCGTCGAGCAGCACCCACGCCGCGCCCCACAGGTCCCAGGTGTACGCCCGGTTGTACCGGGACTCGAAGTGCCGCGCGAAATCCAGCACGGAGTCGGGGTCGAGCTGCGCCAGCCGTTCCACGAGCAGCTCGGCATGCTCCTCGGGGTCGCCCTCGGCGGCCTCGCGGGTACGGTCGACGATCTCCCAGAACTCCGTCTCGTCCATCACGGGATCCAGCATCACGGCTGCACCCCCGCGTCGCCACCGCTCGTACGGCCAAAGGCCGGTGTCCCACCCCCTTGGGGGTGCGACACCGGCCTTCGGCACGTCAGCGGGACACGGCTCAGAGGCCGTAGCGCTCCCGGGCCTCCTTGACGGCGGACGCCGGCACCTCGCCGCGGCGGGCGAGCTGGGCCAGCGAGGCCACCACGATCGACTGGGCGTCGACACCGAAGTGGCGGCGGGCGCCCTCACGGGTGTCGGACAGACCGAAGCCGTCCGTACCCAGCGAGGTGTAGTCCTGCGGGACCCACTGGCTGATCTGGTCCGGGACCTGGCGCATCCAGTCGGAGACCGCGAGGACCGGACCCGGGGCGCCCTCCAGCACGCGGGTCACGTACGGGGTGCGCTCCTCGCCGCGCAGCAGCGCCTCGTCGCACTCCAGCGCGTCGCGGCGCAGCTCGCCCCACGAGGTGGCGGACCACACGTCGGCGGCCACGTTCCAGTCGGCGGCCAGCAGCCGCTGCGCCTCCAGGACCCAGTGGATCGCCGTGCCCGAGGCCATGAGCTGGATCTTCGGGGCGTCGGCGGCCGGGGCCGCCTCCAGGTCGGCGGCCGTGTTGAACCGGTACAGGCCCTTGACGATGCCTTCCTCGACGCCCTCGGGCATCGCGGGCTGCACCTTCGGCTCGTTGTAGACCGTCAGGTAGTAGAAGACGTCCTCGGGCTGCTCGCCGTACATGCGGCGCAGACCGTCCTTGACGATCACCGCGATCTCGTACGCGAAGGCCGGGTCGTAGTTGAGCGACGCCGGGTTCGTGGACGCGATCAGGTGCGAGTGGCC contains these protein-coding regions:
- a CDS encoding serine/threonine-protein kinase, with the translated sequence MQGQLVGKRFVVREFLGAGAEAQVYRAVDQETDHEVALKFQFARGPETVRTYRADGENLTHAAHLGMFLADVRGVPEVYWHGRHGERHCLATEFVDGISVQEATSKARPVRCVPTLVATLGQICETLSVMHERGLVHCDLKPENLLISARNDLLQILDLGSAEFVGRPFRGGTSGYAAPENLDQLGPVSARADVFSLGCVLIEMTTMKLPYGGQEGRPEAGLEPLAAGDAALIPAPLRDLALRMVAYDPDHRPRDAGAVLAELAGRLPRLGDPRPVKAWDPDPTARYRCCVFSEPPPAARRAKRITSCPVCAARIPRSRRPRV
- a CDS encoding DUF4240 domain-containing protein, translating into MMDETEFWEIVDRTREAAEGDPEEHAELLVERLAQLDPDSVLDFARHFESRYNRAYTWDLWGAAWVLLDGASDDAFDYFRCWLIGQGREVFEGAVHDPDRLAELLGDFDEEIDGDGEELGYAADEAYEQLTGVVAPDLGIPLQAEEPEGTPLDFENEAVLAERFPRLWDRFRS
- a CDS encoding SDR family NAD(P)-dependent oxidoreductase; its protein translation is MNRYEGRRVLITGGGSGIGQATVHRILSEGGRVHAVDVNEAGLKATADRAAGDGTAGRLTTAVLDISDEAAVKTGVAAAVDALTGVDVLVNAAGILRSAHTHQTTLDLWNQVISVNLTGTFLMIRESLPALLAGEQPVVVNFSSTSASFAHPYMSAYAASKGGIQSMTHALAAEYSKQGLRFVSVAPGSIESGMTTGTGPGLPEDTDWSLFAKLAPALGQGFAGPQTVAGVVAMLGSEDGAFITGTEIRIDGGTHY
- a CDS encoding PD-(D/E)XK nuclease family protein; translated protein: MLEQVALRPLMDELDGRRGPTAPWRHRLDPVLESWTRHAVGAYDSAFARPDGDSGMREVPRPWTYRYPAAADDHRGATEYGITVWGRCLASADGSVRELRLPVHRSGAHNVPPEGYVALAALVTAEARQADPPEHVRVVRFPAAGTGPELLFAGTPEEARALHRRHGRHTVRALLDSAEYRPGSACGSCPFTSGCPALLRAPGLTGLSGKGRPRRTWSPTDGREYTACPRRSRARSLRLPTLDAVERSPAAERGRAVHAYLAARHRVDPPVPCSNDIPEDWVPAGFALEARELLIATAQLRRHAAVCPLHRVLGAEDVRVEPTVTMEDPAARVVVVTDPDLVYRDGGSWVWREVKSTSRRFSGTSNLMETYPQLALAVLMAAEAVWPGKPGNVRVEAEILRPHGASLVTLDPSSPAVRDRARKALAPLTDAWHADDAFEPQPGPKCADCPVSQWCPDVALPTSGDRDDS
- a CDS encoding helix-turn-helix domain-containing protein, whose protein sequence is MTGTGKPGLTLGEAFDLPLSVGLQTAAAAYGLSLSTAYKLVRQGRFPCEVRRVGGRYRIATAVLMRSLGIEEMPVYLDDVENGAAICRQEQLPLDDGH
- a CDS encoding TetR/AcrR family transcriptional regulator yields the protein MRSPRPYSPQSGPGTQSLTERRKAATQLDIARAACELFAANGPDGTTAEDIAHRAGVALRTFYRYFRNKQEAVAPLLAGGGDAWRALLAEERPGTPLAEALERAVRRSLSDSRTVEEGLEVTRGLLRAAASDEALRAVWYRVNQDSEERLVPVVARLAGPEADPMSVRLLAAAATDAIRVSLELWSAGDAPVSGPGSPADLAVRALRELTGAMPLLR
- a CDS encoding tetratricopeptide repeat protein, with the translated sequence MDYLRFRHSWAIARDLARPAPDRLAALRLGMREWSPREFLGGLTGEWVVQARSRLRIQQKRAAVELVRVTQALGDLESAITEAEQFLMLWPTDEQVVERLLDCIAAAHGTRAAEQRLADWYAEHPDGSPRLRAYIRDLATPGRSQRVLGRAAHLVVPRELPSQGPPLRGRDNTLDELVSAIGAPARTCGVFVITGMPGVGKTALVRRLANLIKHLFPDGSLHLDLQGFTSPDTAPLAPEMALSHCLTAFGLTDIPSSLADKAALFRSILAERSVLVVLDNARNSDQIRSLIGSNKRCATLITSRDRLCDLTADEEVHVTEIRPLANVAAKSLLVDAMHGEVDGEADLLLEQLVQWCSGVPLALQLVAARLRNQPPSALGGFVSSMGENRAAVLDDRNRLAVWPAYRCSYQTLSPDAGRLLWQLTLYPGADISWGALADIARAGAIKDVHRAAEELVTGNLLECSGGAYRMHDLIRAYATELAEADDTGLGERTRERVFDHLLQNVWACDRVLAPDRGLPIQPCATVEPIRPKDENAAMAWLQQAYGPVMAAIRLAREAGQHRTMWLLSLAVMTYQWRLNLYAAAEENLSAALHLTRGITTPEERSTLHRMLAGCCFNQGRLGEGVAHLHRAIALVEGSGAAADRLSLGRSLHTLGLVRKTEKQEAEAMEHLHHALDVLRPLDDHPTIGAALECLAEIHCDRGEYDQALDLCFKAQAAFQLSRDRNGRASVQRTFGTIHQARSEPGPAQAAFRQALSIYKDLRYDRNIGRTLCALADLHIETGAVQQAREALEEAHTAFTRAGDGFAESVRHRLDTM